One stretch of Danio rerio strain Tuebingen ecotype United States chromosome 6, GRCz12tu, whole genome shotgun sequence DNA includes these proteins:
- the mdfic2 gene encoding myoD family inhibitor domain-containing protein 2 isoform X3, with protein sequence MMAGQKSEIELDLIQTGERSCLVKAVTEVSSTAPGRLSPIPELDPWEREADTGSTELTYSLCSVDRYSSASSSSSSLSESQEREDLKFPS encoded by the exons atg ATGGCCGGACAAAAGTCGGAAATCGAGCTTGATTTGATCCAAACTGGAGAGAGAAGCTGTTTGGTAAAAGCTG TAACAGAGGTGTCCAGCACAGCACCTGGGAGACTCTCGCCCATTCCTGAGCTGGATCCCTGGGAGAGAGAAGCAGACACGGGCTCTACAGAACTGACTTACTCCTTATGCTCAGTGGACAGGTACAGCAGCGCCTCCTCCTCCAGCAGCTCTCTGTCTGAGTCCCAGGAGAGAGAAG
- the mdfic2 gene encoding myoD family inhibitor domain-containing protein 2 (The RefSeq protein has 1 substitution compared to this genomic sequence), translating to MDGQKSEIELDLIQTGERSCLVKAVTEVSSTAPGRLSPIPELDPWEREADTGSTELTYSLCSVDRYSSASSSSSSLSESQEREELCAGIVLNCLFCRFYDMFLMLPETCERAANSICPTYMHFSPPVEPAHNTTWNCSCDFDCGLMDACHETGECLELAMEISEVCFH from the exons ATGGCCGGACAAAAGTCGGAAATCGAGCTTGATTTGATCCAAACTGGAGAGAGAAGCTGTTTGGTAAAAGCTG TAACAGAGGTGTCCAGCACAGCACCTGGGAGACTCTCGCCCATTCCTGAGCTGGATCCCTGGGAGAGAGAAGCAGACACGGGCTCTACAGAACTGACTTACTCCTTATGCTCAGTGGACAGGTACAGCAGCGCCTCCTCCTCCAGCAGCTCTCTGTCTGAGTCCCAGGAGAGAGAAG AGCTCTGTGCTGGGATCGTGCTGAACTGTCTCTTCTGCCGTTTCTACGACATGTTCCTCATGCTACCTGAAACATGCGAGCGGGCTGCTAACTCCATCTGCCCAACCTACATGCATTTCTCACCACCTGTAGAACCTGCACACAACACCACCTGGAACTGCAGTTGTGATTTTGACTGTGGCCTTATGGACGCCTGCCATGAAACAGGGGAATGCCTTGAGCTAGCCATGGAAATTTCAGAGGTTTGCTTTCATTGA
- the mdfic2 gene encoding myoD family inhibitor domain-containing protein 2 isoform X2: MAGQKSEIELDLIQTGERSCLVKAVTEVSSTAPGRLSPIPELDPWEREADTGSTELTYSLCSVDRYSSASSSSSSLSESQEREDLKFPS, encoded by the exons ATGGCCGGACAAAAGTCGGAAATCGAGCTTGATTTGATCCAAACTGGAGAGAGAAGCTGTTTGGTAAAAGCTG TAACAGAGGTGTCCAGCACAGCACCTGGGAGACTCTCGCCCATTCCTGAGCTGGATCCCTGGGAGAGAGAAGCAGACACGGGCTCTACAGAACTGACTTACTCCTTATGCTCAGTGGACAGGTACAGCAGCGCCTCCTCCTCCAGCAGCTCTCTGTCTGAGTCCCAGGAGAGAGAAG
- the mdfic2 gene encoding myoD family inhibitor domain-containing protein 2 isoform X1: MMAGQKSEIELDLIQTGERSCLVKAVTEVSSTAPGRLSPIPELDPWEREADTGSTELTYSLCSVDRYSSASSSSSSLSESQEREELCAGIVLNCLFCRFYDMFLMLPETCERAANSICPTYMHFSPPVEPAHNTTWNCSCDFDCGLMDACHETGECLELAMEISEVCFH; the protein is encoded by the exons atg ATGGCCGGACAAAAGTCGGAAATCGAGCTTGATTTGATCCAAACTGGAGAGAGAAGCTGTTTGGTAAAAGCTG TAACAGAGGTGTCCAGCACAGCACCTGGGAGACTCTCGCCCATTCCTGAGCTGGATCCCTGGGAGAGAGAAGCAGACACGGGCTCTACAGAACTGACTTACTCCTTATGCTCAGTGGACAGGTACAGCAGCGCCTCCTCCTCCAGCAGCTCTCTGTCTGAGTCCCAGGAGAGAGAAG AGCTCTGTGCTGGGATCGTGCTGAACTGTCTCTTCTGCCGTTTCTACGACATGTTCCTCATGCTACCTGAAACATGCGAGCGGGCTGCTAACTCCATCTGCCCAACCTACATGCATTTCTCACCACCTGTAGAACCTGCACACAACACCACCTGGAACTGCAGTTGTGATTTTGACTGTGGCCTTATGGACGCCTGCCATGAAACAGGGGAATGCCTTGAGCTAGCCATGGAAATTTCAGAGGTTTGCTTTCATTGA